In the Cellvibrio sp. KY-GH-1 genome, CCCACCGGTAGCGGCCAGAATCTGCTCCCGCATTTGCAATGCATTTTTACCCAAATGAAGCGCGATTTTACCGTGCAGGTAATGCCTTGGCGGCGCGCTTATCAAGATGTGAAAAGTAATCGGATCGACGGCTTTTTTACCGCGATTCCCATGCGTCAGGTAGATCCTTATGCCGTTTTGTCTGCTCCTATGGTGTTGGAAAACTGGTATTGGTTTTGGCGCCCCGACACTATCGCCCCCGAATCTTGGCGCGAAGGTTACCGGTTGGGCTCAATTTTGGGGAGTCAACAGGAAACCTGGTTGGCAGAGGCGGGTTATCGAGTAGAAATGAGTGGCAATAACCTGCCGCAAATGATCAAGCTATTACAGGGCAAACGTATCGATGTGATATTGGCAGATCGCGAACATTTTTATCGTGCAGCAACTGAATTGAAGTTAAACCCGGATAATTTTCAATCGCGTTTTTTTCGTTATGTTCCCCTGGGTGTCTATTTTAATGAGCAGTTTTTAAATAATAATCCGGATTTTCTTTCCGTATTTAATAAAAATATAAACCAGTGCGCGACGGGGCATTTTGCGATTTCCGAGTTTGAGAAGCTGCAAATTCGTGAGCTGCTGCAGCGCAAAATAGAGCGCTGGAAACGTCTGCCAAAGCTGGAAGACTTTTTGATAGCGCAAAATCTTAAGAATAAACGCGTGAGTCAGCGTGAAATCCACGAGCGTGATAAAAAATGGGTGCAGGCCTTTCAACAGAATGATTTTTCCTATCCCCTTGAAATGGTCGATCAGGAATTGTCGGCACAACTCCGCGAAATTAAAAAACAATCGCTGGATATGATCACTGAAATTATTATCACCGATGCGCGCGGCCTGAATCTTGCCATTAGCGATATGACGTCAGACTATTGGCAGGGTGATGAAGACAAGTTCACTGAAGCTTATG is a window encoding:
- a CDS encoding ABC transporter substrate-binding protein; this translates as MRLMLIIMLILAPLTWADPEAVESAPQAPAFPQAVNLATNISSAFSSDLPTGSGQNLLPHLQCIFTQMKRDFTVQVMPWRRAYQDVKSNRIDGFFTAIPMRQVDPYAVLSAPMVLENWYWFWRPDTIAPESWREGYRLGSILGSQQETWLAEAGYRVEMSGNNLPQMIKLLQGKRIDVILADREHFYRAATELKLNPDNFQSRFFRYVPLGVYFNEQFLNNNPDFLSVFNKNINQCATGHFAISEFEKLQIRELLQRKIERWKRLPKLEDFLIAQNLKNKRVSQREIHERDKKWVQAFQQNDFSYPLEMVDQELSAQLREIKKQSLDMITEIIITDARGLNLAISDMTSDYWQGDEDKFTEAYGKPANTLYFGDITYDESTKRFQIQLSVPLYTEEKFEPLGAMIFGVDVEKVLSQAQ